TAATTTTTCATAGTGAGGATTGCTTCCACCTACTACGACTAATACTTCTAAATTACTTAACTCTAGTAGTTTTAAAGCATTAATAACCTTCAGAGTAAGGTTATTTAGGTCGCTACCACCAAGAGTTACTAGTAACTTTTTCACTATCAGAGGATGTGTTTTCTGCTCTCTTTGGTATTGAGAAAACTCCCGCCTCAGAAGAGCGTAATTTATACCCAGTAGAAGTTTAGTATAAGGTTCTCGCTGCATATATAAATTCTCATGAGCATAAATATCTTGATTTAACACTACATCTGCATAGTAGTATTCTGCGTGCCCATAATCATCAATGAATAAAAGTTTTAGGTCAGATTCCTTGATGATTTCTTGATACTTAGCACCGAAATTGTAACCATCCACCACAACCCAATTTGCATTAAACTGGCGTGCGAGTTTTGCTGTTTCTTTGGCATCTTCAGCACTTCCAATTTGAATCGGCAGGTGGATAACTTCCATTCCTTCTGCGTTTAACCGAGTTTTCAAATCTGGTGCTTCGGTCGCCATCACAAAAACTACCTGGCCACCTGCATCTTGCCAAGCCTGCGCTAAAGCTAGACAACGCATTACATGACCTGTACCGATTTGTGTTGATGCATCTACTCGGATAAATAGCTTCATTTTTGATAAATTAATAGTTATGCAGCATATTTCTTTTGTTCTACATGTGCGTTAATTAGTGACCAATCAGGATACTCTCTGAACAAATCTAAACAATCCTCAAGAGTAAATTTTGGAATTTCAGGATAAAGCGTTTCAATAATTCTTTTGATAAGTTCAAAATCATCTGCTGTGTCCACTGTCCAACGATGTGAACTTTGATTTTCTGAATAAACTACCTGAGCTAATCTATAACGTTCAGGATGCATATAAATAAATGGAGTAACATGTTCTCGGTCAGGTTGTGCGATTGCTTCTACAAATGCTTGATGTAATGCTAGAAATGAAAAAACCTCAGTATCCATCCCTCGTGGGTAGGTTCTCTCTAAAGAATTAGAAACATAATCACATTCATGTCTATAATCGAGAAAAAATTGAATTACCTTGTTAATCACCAGTGGATCAATAAGTGGACAATCGGAGGTTATCCGAACCACTACATCTGCTTGATGTTCTTTGGCAGCTCCATAGTATCTGGTTAACACATCTTCTTCAGAGCCTAAAAAATATGGTATTGAAAGGCGATCGCAAAGTTCAATGATTGGCAAATCTGTACTATTGATGGTAGTAGCAATTACAATTTCATCAGCCAACTTGACTCGCTTTAATCTCTCAATCTGATATTCTAATAAAGGCTTATCCAATACCTTTTTGAGTACTTTTCCAGGAAGGCGAGTTGAAGTCATTCTTGCCTGAACAATAATTACAGTTTTCATGTCAGGCTCTCTCTTAGCGGAATTACTACTTTATCCTGACTCTCTTCATTTAGCCCATAATATAAGGGGATAGTAATAGCTTCCTCGTAGTATTGCTCAACCTTTGGAAAGTCTCCTAATTGAAAACCTAATTTTTGGTAGTAAGGTTGTATATGAACTGGAATGTAGTGCAAATTCACACCAACTCCTGTGCTGCGAAGTTCTTCAAATATTTGTCGATGAGTTTTATTAATCTTATCCAGCTTGAGCCGAATTACATATAAATGCCAACTAGATTCAGAATCAGGGTGTTGCCAAGGTAACATCAGGGGTAAATCTTGTAGTAGCTGATTATATCTTTGAGCTATCAACCGCCGACATTCTACAAATTTATCTAGTCGTTGTAGTTGACTACTACCCAATGCTGCTTGGATATCTGTCATCCGATAGTTGAAACCTAGTTCTAGTTGCTGATAATACCAAAAACCTTGAGATTCTCCTTGCATTAAATCTGGATTGCGAGTTATGCCATGACTTCTTAATCTAATTAATCTCTGATACAATTCCTCTTGATTTGTTAGCACCATACCGCCTTCACCAGTTGTAATAATTTTTACTGGATGAAAGCTAAAAACTGCCATATCAGAAAATTGACAGGAACCAATAGGTTGTCCTTGATAGCTCCCACCAATCGCATGAGAAGCATCTTCGATAATTTTGAAACCATAACGCTGTGATAAAGCAGCAATTTGTTCCATTTCACAAGATTGCCCTGCAAAATGCACGGGTATTAATATTTTGGGCAAACAACCTTGCTTTTCTGCCTCAGCTAACTTACTTTCTAATTCATTTACGCTCAAATTATAGGTATTTGGGTTAATATCAACAAAGTCAACCTTTGCACCACAGTAAAGTCCACAATTAGCTGAGGCAACAAAGGTATTTGGTGATGTCCAGAGAATATCTCCTTGCTCCAAATCAGTAGCAAGACAAGCAATATGTAATGCAGCTGTCGCACTAGAAACCGCTACGGCATATTTCGCTCCACAGTAGTTGGCAACAGCTTGCTCAAATCTCTCTATAGCTGGGCCTTGAGTAATCCAGTCTGAGCGCAAAACTTCAATTACAGCATCAATATCTTCTTGATTAATATCTTGCCTTCCATAAGGAATGTAGTCACTCATTGCTTCAGCATATCTAGTAATTGGAAACCTTTTAGCCATTCTGTATTTATCTCAGAGCTATACTCAAACCCTTCTGGAACAGGGATTCCTTTTTCACTTAAAGCATTGCAGGCATAATCCACAGAATGAGAATATTCAATAGTTGGTCTAATTACATAATGATCTGAAAACTCCAATACTAAATGTGAAGCCTCAGAAGAAAACATGGCTTCATGTAATTTTTCCCCTGGTCTAATACCAACAATTTTAATTGGAACTCCGGGTGCAAGTGTTTCAGCTAAATCGGTAATTTTCATTGAAGGAATCTTAGGTACAAATATTTCTCCGCCGTGCATTCGTTCAAAGCTGTTAAAAACTAAATCTACAGCTTGTTGGAGTGTAATCCAAAAGCGGGTCATGCGTGGATCTGTAATGGGAATCTCTGGAGATTTTTCTTGAATCAGCTTTTCAAAAAAAGGCACTACTGAGCCTCTTGAACCAACAACATTACCGTAGCGAACTACAGCAAAACGGGTTTTCATTTCCCCAACAATATTATTAGCTGCAACAAAAAGTTTGTCAGCAGCTAGCTTGGTTGCACCATAGAGATTAATTGGATTAACTGCTTTATCTGTTGAGAGGGCAATCACCTTTTCTACTTCTTGATCAAGCGCGATATCAATAACATTATTTGCCCCATGAATATTAGTTTTAATACATTCCATTGGGTTGTACTCAGCAGCAGGAATATGCTTGAGCGCCGCAGCATGTATAACATAATCGACACCCCGCATTGCCAGACGTAGCCGATCGCGATCGCGCACATCTCCAATGAAATAGCGCATAACTGGTTCATTAAACTCCTGCGCCATTTCGTACTGCTTCAGCTCATCCCGTGAATAAACTATGACTTTCTGCGGCTGATATCGGCTAAGAACCGTTTTTACAAATTGCTTGCCAAAGGAGCCTGTACCACCAGTAATTAAAATAGATTTGCCATTAAACATCTTGTATTTATTTTTAATCTCAAAATTAATGATTTTCCCAAAATATTTCAGTGAAATTTTTAATTAGATTTGGATTGATTATTTGTGGTGCGATCGCTATTTTTTTGCTGCTTTTTAATCTGCTCTAATACAACTTTGTAATCTTGCCGATCGGGGCGCAACTTCACCAGCTTCTCCAAAGGTTCTATCGCACCCTTAGTATCCTTCAAGCGCAACCGCACTATAGACAGTTTCTCTAAAGCAAGTTGGTTTTCTGGTTCCCGTTGTAAAATCAGCTCATACCCCTGCGCCTGCTGCTGTAATCCTGACTCAGGAGAAGCAGACGTAGTTGCTGGCTTAGGTTGACTAGCCTGTTGTATTGCCGGAATTATTGCAAACACCGTAGAACCAACAAACGACACTAACGACACTATCGTGACAATCTTTTGTCGCCGCTCAATCTGCTTTTTGCGGGAAATTAGGTATTCATCCCCCGAACCAGTCATGCTTAACATACTTGCTGTGGTAAATACTGAGGTATTAGCAAGCCTCCCGTTTTGAGGGTACCCATCTGCTCAACAGAAACTAACATCTTGGCTAAAAATTTTTTACACAAACTTTAAAAGCTGACTCTGAAGATGAGGGAATTTTATGGTAAGCTCATGCTGTACAAACAATTTTGCTATGCGTAGTTTACCGCCGTAGGCATCGCTCCTATTGCTTCCAAGCAAAAACCTCTCCTACACCTAAACAAAGCCCAACCCTCCAGGTCTTATTCTTTAGGCGGAGAATTAAAATTATATAAATATTTGCGATAATTCTGCCTAATGCCAGATGTTTGCGATATGTTAAATAACATTTAAATAAATAGAAACAGAGGACATTTCTACTAAATTGCAAATTCCGCTTGTCAGGCAAAAATTTTCAACCTAGCCCGTGTCACAGTGGGTTGTTCAACAAGCAAACATATTTTTTAGAATTTTCCCAGTCCTCCTCAGTCTCGCTACTTAGCGCAACTTCCAGAGGGACTAATTATTTTGCTAGGTGTTCACAACAGATATCTGACAAAAGGTACTGTTGCACTCTCGTGCTTAAAGGCTAGAAGTTAAGGGGAAAAATAACACGGGAAAAGGTTAAAGGGGAAACAGAAGCATCCTTTATCTTTTAACCCTTACCCTAAACTTTTGTCTGGTTTCTGCAACAAGTTTAAGGACTACTTGGTGGAATTAGAGTTTTGTGGTGGTAATTACCGTACAAAACCGAATTTACCAGTAATCTAGTAGAGTTTGTTATGGTATAGTTAA
The Nostoc punctiforme PCC 73102 genome window above contains:
- the pseC gene encoding UDP-4-amino-4,6-dideoxy-N-acetyl-beta-L-altrosamine transaminase, with the translated sequence MAKRFPITRYAEAMSDYIPYGRQDINQEDIDAVIEVLRSDWITQGPAIERFEQAVANYCGAKYAVAVSSATAALHIACLATDLEQGDILWTSPNTFVASANCGLYCGAKVDFVDINPNTYNLSVNELESKLAEAEKQGCLPKILIPVHFAGQSCEMEQIAALSQRYGFKIIEDASHAIGGSYQGQPIGSCQFSDMAVFSFHPVKIITTGEGGMVLTNQEELYQRLIRLRSHGITRNPDLMQGESQGFWYYQQLELGFNYRMTDIQAALGSSQLQRLDKFVECRRLIAQRYNQLLQDLPLMLPWQHPDSESSWHLYVIRLKLDKINKTHRQIFEELRSTGVGVNLHYIPVHIQPYYQKLGFQLGDFPKVEQYYEEAITIPLYYGLNEESQDKVVIPLRESLT
- a CDS encoding cytidylyltransferase domain-containing protein, which produces MKTVIIVQARMTSTRLPGKVLKKVLDKPLLEYQIERLKRVKLADEIVIATTINSTDLPIIELCDRLSIPYFLGSEEDVLTRYYGAAKEHQADVVVRITSDCPLIDPLVINKVIQFFLDYRHECDYVSNSLERTYPRGMDTEVFSFLALHQAFVEAIAQPDREHVTPFIYMHPERYRLAQVVYSENQSSHRWTVDTADDFELIKRIIETLYPEIPKFTLEDCLDLFREYPDWSLINAHVEQKKYAA
- the pseB gene encoding UDP-N-acetylglucosamine 4,6-dehydratase (inverting) encodes the protein MFNGKSILITGGTGSFGKQFVKTVLSRYQPQKVIVYSRDELKQYEMAQEFNEPVMRYFIGDVRDRDRLRLAMRGVDYVIHAAALKHIPAAEYNPMECIKTNIHGANNVIDIALDQEVEKVIALSTDKAVNPINLYGATKLAADKLFVAANNIVGEMKTRFAVVRYGNVVGSRGSVVPFFEKLIQEKSPEIPITDPRMTRFWITLQQAVDLVFNSFERMHGGEIFVPKIPSMKITDLAETLAPGVPIKIVGIRPGEKLHEAMFSSEASHLVLEFSDHYVIRPTIEYSHSVDYACNALSEKGIPVPEGFEYSSEINTEWLKGFQLLDMLKQ
- the pseG gene encoding UDP-2,4-diacetamido-2,4,6-trideoxy-beta-L-altropyranose hydrolase, giving the protein MKLFIRVDASTQIGTGHVMRCLALAQAWQDAGGQVVFVMATEAPDLKTRLNAEGMEVIHLPIQIGSAEDAKETAKLARQFNANWVVVDGYNFGAKYQEIIKESDLKLLFIDDYGHAEYYYADVVLNQDIYAHENLYMQREPYTKLLLGINYALLRREFSQYQREQKTHPLIVKKLLVTLGGSDLNNLTLKVINALKLLELSNLEVLVVVGGSNPHYEKLQVASQHLQFPIYFHRNVQNMPNLMAWSDIAISASGSTIWELAFMGLPSLILILADNQASNAKKLGEMRLIYNLGEGKDIAPIVIANALKKLMLATKERTEMARLCQNLVDGQGSRRVLNQILHSM